In Sulfitobacter sp. W027, a single window of DNA contains:
- a CDS encoding ABC transporter substrate-binding protein, with translation MGTRIFSTAAAAGLAAALASAASAEITVSSKIDTEGGLLGNVIALALEDAGLPVERRLQLGGTQVVREAILSDQIDIYPEYTGNAAFFFNEAESDVWKDAAKAHARAKELDGGENKITWLDSAPANNTWAIAVTGPLAEENNLTTMSDFGAWVAEGGEVKLAASTEFVSSPAVLPAMQATYGFELTQDQTVILSGGDTAATIQAAARGTSGVNAAMVYGTDGGVGATGLVVMEDDKGVQPVYEPAPIVRAEVLEKYPQIAEVLNPIFAGLDMATLQKLNGRIQVGGEPAEAVARDYLTETGVLD, from the coding sequence ATGGGTACCCGTATTTTCTCTACTGCCGCCGCCGCTGGCCTCGCCGCCGCGCTGGCCTCTGCCGCTTCTGCCGAGATTACCGTTTCGTCGAAGATCGACACCGAGGGCGGCCTTTTGGGCAACGTCATCGCGCTGGCGCTCGAAGACGCCGGTCTCCCCGTCGAGCGCCGCTTGCAACTGGGCGGGACGCAGGTGGTGCGCGAAGCGATCTTGTCGGATCAGATCGATATCTACCCAGAATACACCGGCAACGCCGCCTTCTTCTTTAACGAAGCGGAAAGCGATGTCTGGAAGGATGCAGCCAAGGCCCATGCCCGCGCCAAGGAACTGGATGGCGGCGAGAACAAGATCACATGGCTCGACTCCGCACCGGCCAACAACACTTGGGCCATCGCCGTGACCGGCCCGCTGGCCGAAGAAAACAACCTCACCACCATGTCCGATTTCGGCGCATGGGTGGCAGAGGGCGGTGAGGTGAAGCTTGCCGCCTCGACCGAGTTCGTGTCCTCCCCCGCCGTTTTGCCCGCGATGCAAGCGACATATGGCTTCGAACTGACCCAAGATCAGACCGTCATCCTGTCGGGCGGCGACACGGCAGCGACCATTCAGGCGGCGGCGCGCGGCACATCGGGCGTAAACGCGGCGATGGTCTACGGCACCGATGGGGGCGTTGGTGCCACGGGCCTTGTGGTGATGGAGGACGACAAAGGTGTGCAGCCGGTCTATGAGCCCGCGCCCATCGTCCGCGCCGAAGTGCTGGAGAAGTACCCCCAGATCGCCGAGGTGCTGAACCCGATCTTCGCCGGGCTTGATATGGCCACTCTGCAAAAGCTCAACGGCCGTATTCAGGTCGGCGGGGAGCCTGCTGAGGCCGTGGCACGTGATTATCTGACCGAAACCGGGGTTCTGGACTGA
- a CDS encoding efflux RND transporter permease subunit encodes MDIARLSINRPIYTWIIMLICLLGGIWGFATLGRLEDPAFTIKTAVVVTQYPGASAEEVALEVTEPLESQIQKMSEIKDIESMNQPGLSWITVNMQDTFDGSELPEIWTKLRNRVNEAALPSGASRPFVNDGFGDVYGLYYAVTAEGYSDAEVNELSSYLRRELLLVDGVSDVALSGVPNEVIYVEPQLALSTTLGIPPTAIVGAVSSANEIVDGGAIQGDKGRTLVQRPEGSDSVSEIAALSVGVGGQVINLADVTNIYRTREADPELVIRHNGHEAFTVGVAGIATENIVDIGKRVDDKLAQLRETLPLGISIESIYRQHTVVEEASNAFLINLAMSVAIVVAVLAVFMGWRAAVVVGSTLLLTVVGTLFFMALGAIEMERISLGALIIAMGMLVDNAIVVAEGMQISMAQGKTSRDAATEAASKTQIPLLGATVIGIMAFAGIGLSPDATGEFLFSLFAVIGISLLLSWVLAITATPLLGHYFFKRGAEGGAGSYDGAIFKGYAAVLRASLKLRWLVVVALIAGTAVCYALFGQIKQQFFPDSNTPLYFVHYKLPQGSSIHQTSNDLAVLEDWLVARDNVVNVTSYAGQGAARFMLTYQAEDPNPSYGHLIVRVSALEVIQDEMNALEDFAVDALPQGEFRAKRLAFGPGGGAPIEVRFSGRNPDVLRDLADEAMARMQAASDNIITPRQDWRERELVLRPIYAEERAQDAGISRTEITETLKFATEGTSGGTFRERDRQIPIIIRAPRDADLALTDHVLYEQNTGALVPMEQVIDGFRFEPQDTLLYRRDRADVITVGADIPRGVTAAQVQAEIQETIEAMAIPEGYAMEWGGELESAGEAQAALGKQLPFSLIIMVLISVLLFNALKQPIIIWLLVPMAVNGVSLALLGTGLPFTFTALLGLLSLSGMLIKNGIVLVEEIDLTRAADPTMDLKEAIVLASTSRLRPVFLAAATTILGMLPLLSDAFFQSMAATIMGGLAFASVLTLIAAPVLYFIFFKRSAAREAEAAKAV; translated from the coding sequence ATGGATATCGCACGCCTGTCCATCAACCGTCCGATCTATACGTGGATCATCATGCTGATCTGTCTTTTGGGCGGCATCTGGGGTTTTGCGACCCTTGGCCGTCTCGAAGACCCGGCATTCACCATCAAAACCGCGGTGGTCGTCACCCAATACCCTGGTGCCTCAGCCGAGGAGGTGGCGCTTGAGGTCACCGAGCCGCTGGAATCGCAGATCCAAAAGATGTCCGAGATCAAGGACATCGAATCCATGAACCAGCCCGGTCTGTCGTGGATCACCGTCAATATGCAAGACACCTTTGACGGGTCCGAACTCCCGGAGATTTGGACCAAGCTCCGCAATCGCGTGAATGAGGCCGCCTTGCCCAGCGGGGCGTCTCGGCCGTTTGTGAACGACGGGTTTGGCGATGTATACGGGCTTTACTATGCCGTTACGGCAGAGGGCTATTCGGATGCAGAGGTCAATGAGCTATCAAGCTACCTGCGGCGGGAATTGCTGCTGGTTGATGGCGTGTCCGATGTGGCACTCTCGGGCGTGCCCAATGAGGTCATCTATGTCGAGCCGCAGCTTGCACTCAGCACCACGCTGGGCATTCCGCCCACGGCGATTGTCGGCGCGGTTTCCAGCGCCAATGAAATTGTCGATGGAGGTGCCATTCAAGGCGATAAGGGGCGCACACTGGTCCAGCGGCCCGAAGGCTCTGACAGCGTGTCTGAGATTGCGGCGCTCTCGGTGGGGGTCGGCGGTCAGGTGATCAATCTCGCCGACGTCACTAATATCTACCGCACCCGCGAAGCCGACCCCGAACTCGTGATCCGGCACAATGGGCATGAGGCGTTCACGGTAGGCGTTGCTGGGATCGCAACCGAGAATATCGTCGACATCGGCAAGCGTGTAGACGACAAGCTCGCGCAGTTGCGCGAAACGCTGCCCTTGGGCATCTCGATTGAATCGATTTACCGCCAGCATACGGTGGTCGAAGAAGCGTCGAACGCCTTCTTGATAAACCTTGCCATGTCGGTGGCCATCGTGGTTGCAGTGCTCGCCGTTTTCATGGGCTGGCGCGCGGCGGTTGTTGTGGGCTCCACGCTCCTGCTGACGGTGGTGGGGACGCTCTTTTTCATGGCGCTTGGCGCGATTGAGATGGAGCGTATCTCGCTCGGGGCGTTGATCATTGCGATGGGGATGCTTGTCGACAACGCGATCGTTGTGGCCGAGGGGATGCAGATCTCTATGGCGCAGGGCAAGACCTCTCGCGATGCGGCGACGGAGGCAGCAAGCAAGACGCAGATCCCGCTTTTGGGGGCGACTGTGATCGGGATCATGGCCTTTGCCGGGATTGGGCTCAGCCCGGACGCAACGGGCGAGTTCCTTTTCTCGCTCTTTGCCGTGATCGGGATTTCGCTGCTGCTCTCTTGGGTGCTGGCCATCACAGCCACGCCGCTGCTGGGGCACTACTTCTTTAAACGCGGGGCCGAAGGCGGCGCGGGCAGTTATGACGGGGCGATCTTCAAAGGCTATGCCGCCGTTCTGCGCGCATCGCTCAAACTGCGGTGGCTGGTGGTTGTCGCGCTAATTGCAGGCACGGCTGTGTGCTACGCCCTCTTTGGGCAGATCAAGCAGCAGTTCTTTCCAGACAGCAATACGCCGCTCTATTTCGTGCATTACAAGCTTCCGCAGGGGTCGTCGATCCACCAGACCTCCAACGATTTGGCCGTGCTCGAAGACTGGTTGGTGGCGCGGGACAATGTGGTCAACGTGACCTCCTATGCAGGGCAGGGGGCGGCGCGCTTTATGCTGACCTATCAGGCTGAGGATCCTAACCCCAGCTATGGCCATCTGATTGTTCGGGTCTCTGCACTTGAGGTGATCCAAGACGAGATGAACGCACTGGAGGATTTCGCCGTTGATGCACTGCCACAGGGTGAATTCCGGGCCAAACGCCTTGCCTTCGGGCCGGGCGGCGGCGCACCGATTGAGGTGCGTTTCTCAGGCCGGAATCCTGATGTGCTGCGGGATCTGGCGGATGAGGCCATGGCGAGGATGCAGGCGGCGTCGGACAATATCATCACCCCGCGACAGGATTGGCGCGAGCGTGAATTGGTGCTGCGTCCGATCTATGCCGAGGAGCGCGCGCAGGATGCGGGCATCTCTCGGACCGAGATCACGGAGACGTTGAAGTTTGCCACCGAAGGCACCAGCGGTGGGACCTTCCGCGAGCGGGATCGTCAGATTCCCATCATCATCCGCGCCCCACGGGACGCTGACTTGGCGCTGACGGACCATGTTCTGTATGAGCAAAACACCGGTGCGCTGGTCCCGATGGAGCAGGTGATTGATGGTTTTAGGTTCGAGCCGCAGGACACGTTGCTCTACCGCCGCGACCGGGCGGACGTTATTACCGTGGGGGCCGATATCCCACGCGGTGTGACAGCGGCGCAAGTGCAGGCTGAAATTCAAGAAACCATCGAAGCGATGGCGATCCCCGAGGGCTATGCCATGGAATGGGGCGGTGAATTGGAAAGCGCGGGCGAGGCGCAGGCCGCTTTGGGCAAGCAGTTGCCGTTCAGTCTTATCATCATGGTGCTGATCTCGGTCCTGCTGTTCAACGCGCTGAAACAGCCGATCATCATCTGGCTCTTGGTGCCGATGGCGGTTAACGGGGTGAGCCTTGCGCTGCTCGGGACGGGGCTGCCCTTCACCTTTACCGCGCTTCTGGGGCTACTGTCGCTCTCGGGGATGTTGATCAAGAACGGCATCGTTCTGGTCGAAGAGATTGACCTTACCCGTGCTGCTGATCCGACCATGGATTTAAAAGAGGCCATCGTGCTTGCGTCGACCTCGCGTTTGCGCCCGGTGTTCTTGGCTGCGGCCACAACCATTCTGGGAATGCTGCCGCTGTTGTCGGATGCGTTTTTCCAGTCGATGGCGGCGACGATCATGGGTGGATTGGCATTTGCTTCGGTCCTGACGCTGATCGCGGCACCGGTGCTGTACTTCATCTTCTTCAAGCGCAGCGCCGCGCGCGAAGCCGAGGCAGCGAAGGCTGTCTAA
- a CDS encoding efflux RND transporter periplasmic adaptor subunit, with the protein MAKRLIETARGAGAGRLLGLALALTVGMATPIAAEVPVVKLETVKVSNAEMNRVFFGKVVARETVDLAFQVGGQIEEFSVEEGTTVSKNSVVARMDLEPFQLALEQAQANDAQARRTMERYQKLAGSSVAEVNLQDAETAVTVNDIAVRNAERDLESATLHAPFDAIVASRLVPNYSTVNAGTPVVRLHDMSELRVEIDVPETLFLRAGRDPNVRFVAKFPANSESYSMQIREYNAETADIGQTYSITLGAELPEDFVPLPGASVEVRATLNIGGQSIIVPDSAIVVGNNRDTYVMVFDPTGAREGTVTRTKVDITPTARGDVTVNAGLSDGQEIVVSGASQLEDGAAVRRFVGFGD; encoded by the coding sequence ATGGCCAAGAGGCTTATTGAGACGGCGCGCGGCGCGGGCGCGGGGCGGCTGTTGGGGCTTGCATTGGCCTTGACCGTCGGGATGGCCACGCCAATCGCCGCCGAGGTGCCCGTGGTGAAGCTGGAAACGGTGAAGGTCAGCAACGCAGAGATGAATCGGGTGTTCTTTGGCAAGGTGGTTGCACGTGAAACCGTGGACCTTGCTTTTCAAGTTGGCGGGCAGATCGAGGAATTCTCGGTCGAAGAGGGGACCACAGTCAGCAAGAATTCGGTCGTGGCCCGGATGGATCTTGAACCGTTTCAACTGGCACTGGAGCAAGCACAGGCCAATGATGCGCAGGCCCGCCGGACGATGGAGCGCTATCAAAAACTCGCTGGTTCTTCGGTGGCAGAGGTCAATCTGCAAGACGCCGAAACCGCCGTGACCGTAAACGATATCGCCGTGCGCAACGCCGAACGTGATCTGGAGAGCGCCACCCTGCACGCGCCTTTCGATGCGATTGTGGCTTCGCGGTTGGTGCCTAACTACTCAACCGTCAACGCGGGAACGCCCGTGGTGCGTCTGCACGATATGTCCGAGCTTCGGGTCGAGATTGATGTGCCCGAGACCTTGTTCTTGCGCGCAGGACGGGATCCGAACGTGCGCTTTGTAGCCAAGTTCCCAGCCAATTCGGAAAGCTACTCGATGCAGATCCGCGAGTATAATGCCGAGACTGCAGATATCGGGCAGACCTATAGCATAACCCTTGGGGCCGAATTGCCCGAGGATTTCGTGCCGCTGCCCGGTGCCTCGGTCGAGGTGCGCGCGACGCTGAATATCGGCGGGCAAAGCATCATCGTCCCGGATTCCGCGATCGTCGTCGGCAATAATCGCGACACCTATGTCATGGTCTTTGATCCCACCGGCGCACGCGAGGGGACGGTCACCCGCACCAAGGTCGATATCACCCCCACCGCGCGGGGCGATGTAACGGTCAACGCGGGTCTATCAGACGGGCAAGAAATCGTGGTGAGTGGCGCAAGCCAGCTTGAAGACGGCGCCGCCGTGCGCCGCTTCGTCGGCTTCGGAGACTGA
- a CDS encoding TetR/AcrR family transcriptional regulator produces the protein MTELEKTVLDAALHVFSRYGVKRTSMGDLCEEAGVSRQTLYNRFRNKDDILRGLIGRYTELALQEIAEEMPNTPDLAAQLDLIFDRMVVRGYDTMQAMPNAEDFIAGANAVSQEALQCSAGRFRTVIAEVLTPYETPINRAGMTVDALSDFIQRSAKAAGMHAQGRAHFLAQLRTLKQLCLTAALGPVPDATHKED, from the coding sequence ATGACCGAACTTGAAAAGACCGTGCTCGACGCTGCGCTGCATGTCTTTTCCCGCTACGGGGTCAAGCGCACCAGCATGGGCGATCTCTGCGAAGAAGCCGGTGTCTCGCGTCAGACCCTCTACAATCGATTTCGCAACAAAGACGATATTCTGCGCGGGCTAATTGGCCGCTATACCGAACTTGCGCTGCAAGAGATCGCCGAAGAGATGCCCAACACCCCCGACCTGGCGGCTCAGCTCGATCTGATCTTTGATCGGATGGTGGTGCGGGGCTATGACACGATGCAGGCCATGCCTAACGCGGAGGATTTTATCGCCGGGGCCAATGCGGTGAGCCAGGAGGCGCTGCAATGTTCTGCAGGTCGTTTCCGCACCGTCATTGCCGAGGTGCTGACCCCCTATGAGACCCCTATTAACCGCGCCGGCATGACCGTCGACGCACTTTCCGATTTCATCCAGCGTTCTGCCAAGGCCGCCGGTATGCACGCGCAGGGCCGTGCACATTTTCTCGCGCAGTTGCGCACACTTAAACAACTTTGTCTGACCGCCGCCCTTGGGCCCGTGCCGGATGCTACACATAAGGAAGACTGA
- a CDS encoding AEC family transporter, producing MFTIFLAIAPVFALILMGYGLRRGGIPSTKFWNLNDRLVYWVLMPALFFAKISAADLSGGLGDYALLLYAGFFAAILCGWLFGRAYAAPQGSSLMQGSARFNTFIGLAIAEAVFGTAGLQIAVLGSALLVPVVNVTVVTLMTRQLGGGGKSILKGLIKNPLILGILAGVLFNFAGLHEVPVLHESARILGDAALPIMLLCVGANLRLRGLSGSVSVIALSIVGKHLVNPLAVLLAALVLNPAPLTLQIALIFAALPTGVASYTLAREMRGDAPLMAAIITTQTLLSFFTLPLTLYLGSLISAP from the coding sequence ATGTTCACTATCTTTCTGGCCATTGCGCCGGTCTTTGCGCTGATCCTGATGGGCTATGGCCTGCGGCGCGGCGGCATTCCTTCGACCAAGTTCTGGAACCTGAATGACCGGCTGGTCTATTGGGTGCTGATGCCCGCGCTGTTCTTCGCCAAGATCTCGGCAGCGGACCTCAGCGGGGGGCTGGGGGACTATGCCCTGCTGCTCTACGCCGGTTTCTTTGCGGCGATCCTTTGTGGGTGGCTCTTTGGCCGGGCCTATGCCGCGCCGCAGGGCAGTTCGCTGATGCAGGGCAGTGCGCGGTTCAACACCTTCATTGGCCTTGCGATAGCCGAGGCCGTATTTGGCACGGCAGGCCTACAGATCGCCGTGCTCGGTTCGGCGCTGCTGGTGCCGGTGGTGAATGTAACTGTGGTAACGCTGATGACCCGACAGTTGGGCGGGGGCGGTAAGTCGATCCTTAAAGGGCTGATCAAGAACCCGCTGATCCTTGGCATCCTTGCGGGTGTGCTTTTCAACTTCGCCGGTCTGCACGAAGTGCCGGTCCTGCACGAAAGCGCGCGGATTTTGGGCGATGCGGCTCTGCCGATCATGCTGCTCTGTGTCGGGGCCAATCTGCGGCTGCGCGGGCTGTCGGGGTCTGTCTCGGTCATCGCGCTGTCGATTGTCGGCAAACATCTGGTGAACCCGCTGGCGGTTTTGCTGGCGGCGCTGGTGCTGAACCCCGCGCCGCTGACGCTGCAAATTGCGCTGATCTTTGCGGCTCTGCCGACCGGGGTGGCCAGCTATACGCTGGCGCGTGAGATGCGCGGCGATGCGCCCTTGATGGCGGCGATCATCACCACGCAGACGCTGCTCAGCTTTTTCACCCTGCCACTTACGCTCTATCTGGGAAGCCTCATTTCCGCGCCCTAG
- a CDS encoding TRAP transporter permease, which translates to MTDQHSADPQGPIVAEGVDDEPVESNRRIFTGRTYLVVAAMSAIYAFFHMAALNGMSIGELTGIRIPLLPTFPMETWNFRIVHIAGALILGFTLYSARGFVDEGTGQGRHPLDFVAWAAMIPALYAIWTAWGIASQINSGVQWNGMSPEFKNLEVYHYGLPLVAATAIGIVVGWLRGRERGQVSPADLLLSVCGVAVAIYLITMYSTLMRNSTGTPFAPIGISIAAVAGTALIMELTRRVAGLALIVISGIFLIYVFVGDMLPGFLNAPNIQWTRFFSQVYTDAGILGPTTAVSSTYIILFIIFAAFLQASKVGDYFVNFAFAAAGRSRGGPAKVAIFASGLMGMINGTSAGNVVATGSLTIPLMKKVGYPARTAGAVEAAASTGGQIMPPIMGAGAFIMAEITGIPYTDIAVAAIIPAVLYFVSIYFMVDFEAAKLGMRGMRSEELPKLNDMMRRVFLFIPIIILIYALFMGYSIIRAGTLATAAAAVVSWFTPFRMGVRSIVKAFDLAGIMSIQIIAVCACAGIIVGVISLTGVGARFSSVLLGLAEASQFLALFFAMCIAILLGMGMPTTAAYAVAASVVAPGLVQLGIPLLTAHFFVFYFAVVSAITPPVALASYAAAGISGANPMETSVASFKIGISAFIVPFMFFYNGAILMDGTWFEVIRAGVTAIFGVYLLSSGMQGWFAGSGAAWFIRLGLILGALCMIAGGLVTDLIGIAIAALIFVIQLKFRPAADAQIAVRGSD; encoded by the coding sequence ATGACAGACCAGCATAGCGCCGACCCTCAAGGCCCGATTGTCGCTGAAGGGGTTGATGACGAACCCGTAGAAAGCAACCGTCGCATATTCACCGGGCGCACCTATCTGGTCGTCGCGGCCATGTCGGCCATCTATGCGTTCTTCCACATGGCCGCGTTGAACGGCATGTCGATTGGCGAGTTGACCGGCATCCGCATCCCGCTTTTGCCGACCTTCCCGATGGAGACATGGAACTTCCGCATCGTGCACATCGCAGGCGCGCTGATCCTTGGTTTCACGCTCTATTCCGCGCGGGGATTTGTCGATGAGGGCACAGGGCAGGGCCGTCATCCGCTGGATTTCGTGGCATGGGCTGCAATGATCCCCGCGCTTTATGCCATCTGGACTGCCTGGGGCATCGCAAGTCAGATCAACTCTGGGGTGCAGTGGAACGGCATGAGCCCCGAGTTCAAGAACCTCGAAGTTTACCACTATGGTCTGCCGCTGGTGGCGGCGACGGCCATTGGTATCGTTGTCGGCTGGCTGCGGGGCCGTGAGCGGGGGCAAGTCTCCCCTGCGGACCTGCTTTTGTCTGTCTGTGGCGTCGCGGTGGCGATCTATCTTATCACCATGTACAGCACCTTGATGCGCAACTCGACGGGCACGCCTTTCGCGCCAATCGGCATCTCCATCGCCGCTGTCGCAGGCACTGCGTTGATCATGGAACTAACGCGCCGCGTGGCGGGGCTGGCGCTGATCGTGATCTCAGGCATCTTCCTGATCTATGTCTTTGTGGGGGACATGCTGCCGGGCTTCCTGAATGCGCCCAACATCCAGTGGACGCGGTTCTTTAGCCAAGTCTACACCGATGCGGGCATTCTTGGGCCAACCACGGCGGTATCCTCGACCTATATCATCCTGTTCATCATCTTCGCTGCCTTCCTTCAGGCGTCGAAAGTGGGCGACTACTTCGTCAATTTCGCCTTTGCTGCGGCGGGCCGTTCGCGCGGGGGGCCTGCAAAGGTTGCGATCTTCGCCTCGGGCCTTATGGGCATGATCAACGGCACTTCGGCGGGCAATGTGGTGGCGACAGGGTCACTGACGATCCCGCTGATGAAAAAAGTCGGCTACCCGGCCCGTACCGCAGGCGCGGTTGAGGCTGCGGCCTCGACCGGTGGGCAGATCATGCCGCCGATCATGGGGGCAGGTGCATTTATCATGGCCGAGATCACGGGCATTCCTTACACCGACATCGCTGTGGCGGCGATCATCCCGGCGGTGCTCTACTTCGTGTCGATCTACTTCATGGTGGATTTCGAAGCGGCCAAGCTGGGCATGCGCGGGATGCGTTCTGAAGAGCTGCCCAAGCTCAACGACATGATGCGCCGGGTGTTTCTGTTCATCCCGATCATCATACTGATCTATGCGCTGTTCATGGGCTATTCGATCATCCGTGCAGGCACGCTGGCGACAGCGGCGGCGGCGGTGGTGTCGTGGTTCACGCCCTTCCGCATGGGGGTACGGAGCATTGTCAAAGCCTTTGATCTTGCCGGGATTATGTCGATCCAGATCATCGCGGTCTGTGCCTGTGCCGGTATCATCGTGGGTGTCATCAGCCTGACAGGCGTCGGCGCGCGTTTCTCTTCGGTGCTGCTGGGTCTGGCGGAGGCAAGCCAATTCCTCGCCCTGTTCTTTGCCATGTGTATCGCCATTCTGCTCGGCATGGGCATGCCCACCACGGCGGCCTATGCCGTGGCGGCGTCGGTCGTGGCGCCGGGGCTGGTGCAACTGGGCATTCCGCTGCTAACGGCACACTTCTTTGTCTTCTACTTCGCCGTCGTCTCCGCCATCACGCCCCCCGTGGCGCTGGCCAGTTATGCGGCGGCAGGGATATCGGGGGCCAACCCGATGGAGACTTCAGTGGCGTCCTTCAAGATCGGCATCTCGGCCTTCATCGTGCCCTTCATGTTCTTCTACAACGGCGCAATCCTGATGGACGGCACATGGTTCGAGGTGATCCGTGCGGGGGTTACTGCGATCTTTGGCGTCTATCTGCTGTCCTCGGGCATGCAGGGATGGTTCGCGGGCAGCGGGGCCGCGTGGTTCATCCGGTTGGGCCTGATCCTTGGCGCGCTGTGCATGATTGCGGGCGGGCTGGTGACTGACTTGATCGGCATCGCGATTGCGGCGTTGATCTTTGTCATCCAGCTGAAGTTCCGCCCCGCCGCAGACGCCCAGATCGCCGTGCGCGGCAGCGATTGA
- a CDS encoding TAXI family TRAP transporter solute-binding subunit: protein MKFTAILAASTILAGAAVAQDVDKSDWPSSFTVGTASQGGTYFAYGSGWANLVAKELGLTGGGEVTGGPMQNMALVHTGEAAFGMTTMGPAAESLAGTNPIAPGLEMTQACAMFPMYQTPFSVTALASSGIEKVSDIPAGAKIGFGPAGSTSDTYFPRMMDTLGVEYERRNGGWTDLGGQLQDGLLDVIAFAAGVPVPAVSQLEVQTDVNIIEFTEEEQAKLLEEFPVSDFSIKASTYTTLEADARSVSMWNFAIANCDLPESFVKAAVDVVMSDNERMTGIHKAAASTLPENWDKNKVLKWHPGAAAWFKENADADISDDMIYGN from the coding sequence ATGAAATTCACCGCAATCCTCGCCGCAAGCACTATTCTGGCGGGCGCTGCCGTCGCACAAGACGTCGATAAATCCGACTGGCCCAGCAGCTTCACCGTTGGCACAGCCAGCCAAGGCGGCACCTATTTCGCCTATGGCTCTGGCTGGGCGAACCTTGTGGCCAAAGAACTGGGTCTGACAGGCGGCGGCGAAGTCACCGGCGGCCCGATGCAGAACATGGCGCTGGTCCACACCGGCGAAGCGGCCTTCGGCATGACCACAATGGGCCCGGCGGCGGAATCGCTGGCAGGCACCAACCCCATCGCGCCCGGTCTGGAAATGACCCAAGCCTGCGCGATGTTCCCGATGTACCAGACACCGTTCTCGGTCACCGCTCTGGCATCTTCGGGCATCGAAAAGGTCAGCGATATCCCGGCAGGCGCCAAGATCGGCTTTGGCCCGGCAGGCTCCACTTCTGACACTTATTTCCCGCGCATGATGGACACGCTCGGCGTGGAATATGAGCGCCGCAACGGCGGTTGGACCGATCTGGGTGGCCAGTTGCAGGATGGTCTGCTGGACGTGATCGCTTTTGCCGCAGGCGTGCCTGTGCCCGCGGTCAGCCAGTTGGAAGTGCAGACCGACGTGAACATCATCGAGTTCACCGAAGAAGAGCAAGCCAAATTGCTTGAGGAATTCCCGGTATCTGACTTCTCGATCAAAGCCAGCACCTACACCACGCTGGAAGCAGACGCGCGGTCGGTCTCCATGTGGAACTTCGCGATTGCCAATTGCGATCTGCCGGAATCCTTCGTGAAGGCAGCTGTCGACGTGGTCATGTCTGACAATGAGCGTATGACAGGCATCCACAAAGCGGCGGCGTCGACCCTGCCTGAGAACTGGGACAAAAACAAAGTCCTGAAATGGCACCCCGGTGCAGCGGCATGGTTCAAAGAGAACGCAGACGCCGACATTTCTGACGACATGATCTACGGCAACTAA
- a CDS encoding response regulator, translating into MKVLFVDDEDDIRELIEFAIMTEEDIEPTFAASGFDAIAAMETQSFDVIMLDVMMPPPDGMEVLRCARANADLDDTKIVMCTAKTSAEAEKTFRALGADHILHKPFKPLKLADFIRSIV; encoded by the coding sequence ATGAAGGTGCTATTCGTCGATGACGAGGATGACATCCGCGAACTGATCGAGTTTGCGATTATGACCGAAGAAGACATTGAGCCTACCTTCGCCGCAAGCGGATTTGACGCGATTGCCGCGATGGAAACCCAATCCTTCGACGTGATCATGCTGGATGTGATGATGCCGCCCCCTGACGGGATGGAGGTACTGCGCTGCGCGCGGGCCAATGCGGATCTGGACGACACAAAGATCGTCATGTGCACGGCCAAGACCTCGGCTGAAGCAGAAAAGACGTTTCGCGCCCTTGGCGCGGATCATATTCTGCACAAGCCGTTTAAACCGCTCAAACTGGCGGATTTTATCAGGTCGATCGTCTGA